One genomic window of Salvelinus alpinus chromosome 9, SLU_Salpinus.1, whole genome shotgun sequence includes the following:
- the LOC139584193 gene encoding cingulin-like protein 1 isoform X2: protein MESHRNEASGSSPDFSRIPQGYNMQQPGPGPRGGPRPQGDSSSKFGVRIQVQGIEGHPYVVLNNGDSRAALPSGGLESYSRNWDHQEESDNAHSQSDYTSMVNDRRSPLGSPYMGRSPQGSPYMERSPLGSPYVERSPLGSPYMERSPLGSPYMERSPLGSPYMEHSIPNHQGEYARGGSLTEVRESQRKLASTVFMFDFQEPQLQQLQRTMPASNMVLNFQRHPELLKPYNPDWNSVSPLSPCLSSTRRLSVPPTQTTSVPRPGHLTRGLQSGAGASLTQGPGSRLGPARIPLPAEGIERAPTQSQGPGPVPAPTQTQGPGPALVPAPTQTQGPGPAPVPAPTQTQGPGPAPVPAPTQTQGPGPALVPAPTRTQGPGPAFVSAPGPHHHSFTTLLSPPSEVTNIPRRSPNTVDTEPISSIGSLINQFDGPQQMGRAGPRRGRIAPEDRRRSRSVDSRRQRNSDPLDPSSAASAVRGTRGETPGGATSAPGSPKGRGANGPSTLMFNKLQWEKEEGPSVVSPKAVKVRYRVEKTSLSRSRSLNHTEEESKRETQVITPDLLKGQRGLQQVSTETQRPNEDTTKQILFTYLNDGTTDLTSTTQKKVNLVFDRINQLKWKTAENVEEEIRDYTAEAKELQQKGAELEREVSKLKTQLEHKTKNGRTLAEACEKAQTDMKTVQEELDRRHEELSTLRDRLAGMEAELEVAIDELVQVKAEREHGRTEMKDLQLQLSEMHDELDQAKNTTRAESTEKQLLLKDLAQLRLDFQELIQVQEEQEEVLHWRERELTALKGALKEEVESHDKELGIMKEVYDKEAQKLREEMEEVKESNTVLGQEKREVEEERGEARGQVKERIQEREELRGQVEELESKVDQLNLDIKESKTLQRQLVKCVEQLKREKQQVEGTLAEVREKEDEISQANKDQLIKLENVQSEMTQLNHQHREVKERLKEERRRTEELRRVKSDLDEERRLQNGTVEKLQREMSAKVEECEASTEKLQLQVDEVRKKSHTELTELQQQLQEKGLDLEKSQQMTRKLQEELLPLEQGLERSRREWEEAQQRGRQLERKVEELEERNAHAHEDHARQVKLIEGQMGQLEQDLQDERNSTDLLMNRVDQGKQQMEQIRGELLQERAVRQDLECDKITLERQNKDLKSRVSHLEGSQRSNQDVVVSRLEGRIQELEGRLEGEERDNINLQQANRKLERKVKEMMIQVDDEHISMQNQKDQLNQKLKTAKRQMDGAEEEIERLENSKRKLQRDLDEQIETNDQILSQLNALRSEMRNVFPPPPGVSNRNHPRS, encoded by the exons ATGGAGTCTCACAGAAACGAAGCGAGTGGCTCTTCTCCAGACTTCAGTAGAATACCACAGGGCTACAACATGCAGCAGCCTGGACCTGGTCCTAGAGGCGGCCCTCGCCCTCAGGGCGACAGCAGCAGCAAGTTCGGGGTGAGGATACAAGTCCAGGGGATTGAGGGTCATCCTTACGTTGTATTGAACAACGGGGATAGTAGAGCAGCTCTGCCGTCTGGTGGCCTGGAGAGCTACAGCAGGAACTGGGACCACCAGGAAGAGTCTGACAATGCCCACAGCCAGTCTGATTACACCTCCATGGTGAATGATAGGCGATCTCCACTAGGAAGTCCCTATATGGGACGATCTCCACAAGGAAGTCCCTATATGGAACGATCTCCACTAGGAAGTCCCTATGTGGAACGATCTCCACTAGGAAGTCCCTACATGGAACGATCTCCGTTAGGAAGTCCCTATATGGAACGATCTCCACTAGGAAGTCCCTATATGGAGCACAGTATTCCCAACCACCAGGGGGAGTATGCTCGTGGAGGTTCTCTGACTGAGGTTAGGGAATCACAGAGGAAACTGGCGTCCACCGTGTTCATGTTCGACTTCCAGGAGCCACAGTTACAgcagttacagaggaccatgccgGCATCTAATATGGTGTTGAACTTCCAGAGACACCCAGAGCTGCTGAAACCTTACAACCCAGACTGGAACAGCGTTAGCCCCCTCAgcccctgcctctcctccacccgAAGACTCTCTGTTCCCCCCACTCAGACAACCTCTGTACCTAGGCCGGGACATCTCACCAGAGGTCTCCAGAGTGGGGCAGGGGCCTCCCTGACCCAGGGACCAGGGTCTAGACTAGGACCAGCCAGGATCCCTCTGCCTGCTGAGGGTATAGAGAGAGCCCCCACCCAGAGCCAAGGCCCAGGCCCTGTCCCAGCTCCCACCCAGACCCAAGGCCCGGGCCCTGCCCTTGTCCCAGCTCCCACCCAGACCCAAGGCCCGGGCCCTGCCCCTGTCCCAGCTCCCACCCAGACCCAAGGCCCGGGCCCTGCCCCTGTCCCAGCTCCCACCCAGACCCAAGGCCCGGGCCCTGCCCTTGTCCCAGCTCCCACCCGGACCCAAGGCCCGGGCCCTGCCTTTGTCTCAGCCCCAGGTCCCCACCACCATTCTTTTACCACCTTACTAAGTCCCCCAAGCGAGGTTACCAACATCCCCAGGAGGTCCCCAAATACAGTGGACACAGAACCCATCTCCTCCATAGGTAGCCTTATCAACCAGTTCGACGGCCCCCAGCAGATGGGCCGAGCTGGGCCTAGGAGAGGGAGGATAGCCCCTGAGGACCGGAGGAGGTCACGCAGCGTGGACAGTAGGCGACAGCGAAACTCAGACCCATTGGACCCCTCCAGCGCTGCCTCGGCCGTCAGAGGTACCAGGGGAGAGACTCCAGGGGGAGCAACTAGCGCTCCCGGATCACCTAAGGGGAGAGGGGCCAACGGACCCTCCACTCTGATGTTTAATAAGCTCCagtgggagaaggaggaggggcctAGCGTTGTGTCACCTAAAGCGGTGAAGGTACGGTACAGAGTGGAGAAGACCTCCCTGAGCAGATCCAGATCTCTCAACCACACAGAGGAGGAGTCAAAGAGAGAAACTCAG GTCATCACTCCAGATCTTTTGAAAGGTCAGAGGGGACTGCAGCAGGTCTCAACTGAAACACAACGACCAAATGAAGACACCACTAAACAGATACTGTTCACTTACCTCAATGATGG GACCACTGATTTAACCTCCACCACTCAGAAGAAGGTGAACCTGGTGTTTGACAGAATCAACCAACTGAAGTGGAAGACTGcagagaatgtggaggaggagaTCAGG GATTATACTGCAGAGGCCAAGGAGCTACAGCAGAAAGGAGCAGAACTGGAGAGAGAGGTGTCAAAGCTGAAGACGCAGTTGGAGCATAAGACCAAG AATGGTAGAACCCTAGCGGAGGCATGTGAGAAGGCTCAGACGGACATGAAGACTGTTCAGGAGGAACTGGACAGGAGACACGAGGAACTCTCCACGCTACGGGATAGGCTGGCTGGGATGGAGGCGGAGCTTGAAGTTGCCATAGACGA GCTAGTCCAGGtgaaggcagagagagaacatGGCCGTACAGAGATGAAGGACCTCCAGCTGCAGCTGTCGGAGATGCATGATGAGCTGGACCAGGCTAAGAACACAACACGGGCAGAAAGCACAGAGAAACAGCTCCTTCTGAAG GATCTGGCCCAACTGCGGTTGGACTTCCAGGAGCTCATTCAGGtgcaggaggagcaggaggaggtgcTACACTGGAGGGAAAGGGAGCTGACTGCCCTGAAGGGAGCGctgaaggaggaggtggagagtcaTGACAAGGAGCTGGGCATTATGAAGGAGGTGTACGACAAGGAGGCGCAGAAGCtacgagaggagatggaggaggtgaaAGAG AGTAACACAGTGCTGGGCCAGGagaagagggaggtggaggaggagagaggggaggcccGGGGCCAGGTGAAGGAGCGgatccaggagagagaggagcttagGGGACAG GTAGAGGAGCTGGAGAGCAAGGTGGACCAGCTCAACCTCGACATCAAGGAGTCCAAAACTCTACAGAGACAGCTGGTGAAATGCGTAGAGCAACTCAAg CGAGAGAAGCAGCAGGTGGAGGGAACGCTGGCGGAGGTGAGGGAGAAGGAAGACGAGATCAGCCAGGCAAACAAAGACCAACTAATAAAGCTGGAGAATGTACAG AGCGAGATGACCCAGCTGAACCACCAGCACAGGGAGGTGAAGGAGAggctgaaggaggagaggaggagaacagaggagctgAGGAGGGTGAAGAGTGATctggacgaggagaggagactgCAGAACGGCACTGTGGAGAAACTGCAGAGGgag atGAGTGCTAAGGTGGAGGAGTGTGAGGCGTCCACTGAGAAGCTCCAGCTGCAGGTTGATGAAGTCAGAAAGAAGAGCCACACAGAGCTGACTGAGCTCCAACAACAGCTGCAGGAAAAGGGACTGGACCTGGAGAAATCACAACAGATGACCAGAAAACTGCAGGAAGAG ctgcTTCCCCTGGAGCAGGGTCTAGAGCGGAGTCGTAGGGAGTGGGAGGAGGCccagcagagaggcaggcagctggagaggaaggtggaggagctggaggagaggaacgCACACGCCCACGAGGACCACGCCCGACAGGTCAAACTCATTGAG GGTCAGATGGGCCAGCTGGAGCAGGATCTGCAGGACGAGAGGAACAGTACAGATCTCCTGATGAACAGAGTGGATCAAGGAAAACAACag ATGGAGCAGATAAGAGGTGAGCTGCTGCAGGAGAGAGCAGTCAGACAGGACCTGGAGTGTGACAAGATCACTCTGGAGAGACAG AATAAGGACCTGAAGAGCAGGGTGTCTCATCTAGAGGGCTCCCAGCGGTCCAACCAGGATGTTGTGGTCTCCAGACTGGAGGGGAGGATCCAGGAGCTGGAGGGGaggctggagggagaggagag AGACAACATCAACCTGCAACAAGCCAACCGGAAACTAGAGAGAAAAGTGAAGGAGATGATGATTCAAGTGGACGATGAGCACATATCTATGCAGAACCAGAAAGACCAG ctgaACCAGAAGCTGAAGACAGCGAAGAGACAGATGGATGGGGCCGAGGAGGAGATAGAACGTCTGGAGAACTCGAAGAGGAAGTTACAAAGAGATCTGGACGAACAGATAGAGACCAACGATCAGATCCTCAGCCAGCTCAACGCCCTGCGCTCAGAGATGAG AAatgtgtttcccccccccccaggcgTAAGCAACAGAAATCATCCCCGCTCCTGA
- the LOC139584193 gene encoding cingulin-like protein 1 isoform X1 has translation MESHRNEASGSSPDFSRIPQGYNMQQPGPGPRGGPRPQGDSSSKFGVRIQVQGIEGHPYVVLNNGDSRAALPSGGLESYSRNWDHQEESDNAHSQSDYTSMVNDRRSPLGSPYMGRSPQGSPYMERSPLGSPYVERSPLGSPYMERSPLGSPYMERSPLGSPYMEHSIPNHQGEYARGGSLTEVRESQRKLASTVFMFDFQEPQLQQLQRTMPASNMVLNFQRHPELLKPYNPDWNSVSPLSPCLSSTRRLSVPPTQTTSVPRPGHLTRGLQSGAGASLTQGPGSRLGPARIPLPAEGIERAPTQSQGPGPVPAPTQTQGPGPALVPAPTQTQGPGPAPVPAPTQTQGPGPAPVPAPTQTQGPGPALVPAPTRTQGPGPAFVSAPGPHHHSFTTLLSPPSEVTNIPRRSPNTVDTEPISSIGSLINQFDGPQQMGRAGPRRGRIAPEDRRRSRSVDSRRQRNSDPLDPSSAASAVRGTRGETPGGATSAPGSPKGRGANGPSTLMFNKLQWEKEEGPSVVSPKAVKVRYRVEKTSLSRSRSLNHTEEESKRETQVITPDLLKGQRGLQQVSTETQRPNEDTTKQILFTYLNDGTTDLTSTTQKKVNLVFDRINQLKWKTAENVEEEIRDYTAEAKELQQKGAELEREVSKLKTQLEHKTKNGRTLAEACEKAQTDMKTVQEELDRRHEELSTLRDRLAGMEAELEVAIDELVQVKAEREHGRTEMKDLQLQLSEMHDELDQAKNTTRAESTEKQLLLKDLAQLRLDFQELIQVQEEQEEVLHWRERELTALKGALKEEVESHDKELGIMKEVYDKEAQKLREEMEEVKESNTVLGQEKREVEEERGEARGQVKERIQEREELRGQVEELESKVDQLNLDIKESKTLQRQLVKCVEQLKREKQQVEGTLAEVREKEDEISQANKDQLIKLENVQSEMTQLNHQHREVKERLKEERRRTEELRRVKSDLDEERRLQNGTVEKLQREMSAKVEECEASTEKLQLQVDEVRKKSHTELTELQQQLQEKGLDLEKSQQMTRKLQEELLPLEQGLERSRREWEEAQQRGRQLERKVEELEERNAHAHEDHARQVKLIEGQMGQLEQDLQDERNSTDLLMNRVDQGKQQMEQIRGELLQERAVRQDLECDKITLERQNKDLKSRVSHLEGSQRSNQDVVVSRLEGRIQELEGRLEGEERDNINLQQANRKLERKVKEMMIQVDDEHISMQNQKDQLNQKLKTAKRQMDGAEEEIERLENSKRKLQRDLDEQIETNDQILSQLNALRSEMRRKQQKSSPLLMIEKDDTVCEDDINSD, from the exons ATGGAGTCTCACAGAAACGAAGCGAGTGGCTCTTCTCCAGACTTCAGTAGAATACCACAGGGCTACAACATGCAGCAGCCTGGACCTGGTCCTAGAGGCGGCCCTCGCCCTCAGGGCGACAGCAGCAGCAAGTTCGGGGTGAGGATACAAGTCCAGGGGATTGAGGGTCATCCTTACGTTGTATTGAACAACGGGGATAGTAGAGCAGCTCTGCCGTCTGGTGGCCTGGAGAGCTACAGCAGGAACTGGGACCACCAGGAAGAGTCTGACAATGCCCACAGCCAGTCTGATTACACCTCCATGGTGAATGATAGGCGATCTCCACTAGGAAGTCCCTATATGGGACGATCTCCACAAGGAAGTCCCTATATGGAACGATCTCCACTAGGAAGTCCCTATGTGGAACGATCTCCACTAGGAAGTCCCTACATGGAACGATCTCCGTTAGGAAGTCCCTATATGGAACGATCTCCACTAGGAAGTCCCTATATGGAGCACAGTATTCCCAACCACCAGGGGGAGTATGCTCGTGGAGGTTCTCTGACTGAGGTTAGGGAATCACAGAGGAAACTGGCGTCCACCGTGTTCATGTTCGACTTCCAGGAGCCACAGTTACAgcagttacagaggaccatgccgGCATCTAATATGGTGTTGAACTTCCAGAGACACCCAGAGCTGCTGAAACCTTACAACCCAGACTGGAACAGCGTTAGCCCCCTCAgcccctgcctctcctccacccgAAGACTCTCTGTTCCCCCCACTCAGACAACCTCTGTACCTAGGCCGGGACATCTCACCAGAGGTCTCCAGAGTGGGGCAGGGGCCTCCCTGACCCAGGGACCAGGGTCTAGACTAGGACCAGCCAGGATCCCTCTGCCTGCTGAGGGTATAGAGAGAGCCCCCACCCAGAGCCAAGGCCCAGGCCCTGTCCCAGCTCCCACCCAGACCCAAGGCCCGGGCCCTGCCCTTGTCCCAGCTCCCACCCAGACCCAAGGCCCGGGCCCTGCCCCTGTCCCAGCTCCCACCCAGACCCAAGGCCCGGGCCCTGCCCCTGTCCCAGCTCCCACCCAGACCCAAGGCCCGGGCCCTGCCCTTGTCCCAGCTCCCACCCGGACCCAAGGCCCGGGCCCTGCCTTTGTCTCAGCCCCAGGTCCCCACCACCATTCTTTTACCACCTTACTAAGTCCCCCAAGCGAGGTTACCAACATCCCCAGGAGGTCCCCAAATACAGTGGACACAGAACCCATCTCCTCCATAGGTAGCCTTATCAACCAGTTCGACGGCCCCCAGCAGATGGGCCGAGCTGGGCCTAGGAGAGGGAGGATAGCCCCTGAGGACCGGAGGAGGTCACGCAGCGTGGACAGTAGGCGACAGCGAAACTCAGACCCATTGGACCCCTCCAGCGCTGCCTCGGCCGTCAGAGGTACCAGGGGAGAGACTCCAGGGGGAGCAACTAGCGCTCCCGGATCACCTAAGGGGAGAGGGGCCAACGGACCCTCCACTCTGATGTTTAATAAGCTCCagtgggagaaggaggaggggcctAGCGTTGTGTCACCTAAAGCGGTGAAGGTACGGTACAGAGTGGAGAAGACCTCCCTGAGCAGATCCAGATCTCTCAACCACACAGAGGAGGAGTCAAAGAGAGAAACTCAG GTCATCACTCCAGATCTTTTGAAAGGTCAGAGGGGACTGCAGCAGGTCTCAACTGAAACACAACGACCAAATGAAGACACCACTAAACAGATACTGTTCACTTACCTCAATGATGG GACCACTGATTTAACCTCCACCACTCAGAAGAAGGTGAACCTGGTGTTTGACAGAATCAACCAACTGAAGTGGAAGACTGcagagaatgtggaggaggagaTCAGG GATTATACTGCAGAGGCCAAGGAGCTACAGCAGAAAGGAGCAGAACTGGAGAGAGAGGTGTCAAAGCTGAAGACGCAGTTGGAGCATAAGACCAAG AATGGTAGAACCCTAGCGGAGGCATGTGAGAAGGCTCAGACGGACATGAAGACTGTTCAGGAGGAACTGGACAGGAGACACGAGGAACTCTCCACGCTACGGGATAGGCTGGCTGGGATGGAGGCGGAGCTTGAAGTTGCCATAGACGA GCTAGTCCAGGtgaaggcagagagagaacatGGCCGTACAGAGATGAAGGACCTCCAGCTGCAGCTGTCGGAGATGCATGATGAGCTGGACCAGGCTAAGAACACAACACGGGCAGAAAGCACAGAGAAACAGCTCCTTCTGAAG GATCTGGCCCAACTGCGGTTGGACTTCCAGGAGCTCATTCAGGtgcaggaggagcaggaggaggtgcTACACTGGAGGGAAAGGGAGCTGACTGCCCTGAAGGGAGCGctgaaggaggaggtggagagtcaTGACAAGGAGCTGGGCATTATGAAGGAGGTGTACGACAAGGAGGCGCAGAAGCtacgagaggagatggaggaggtgaaAGAG AGTAACACAGTGCTGGGCCAGGagaagagggaggtggaggaggagagaggggaggcccGGGGCCAGGTGAAGGAGCGgatccaggagagagaggagcttagGGGACAG GTAGAGGAGCTGGAGAGCAAGGTGGACCAGCTCAACCTCGACATCAAGGAGTCCAAAACTCTACAGAGACAGCTGGTGAAATGCGTAGAGCAACTCAAg CGAGAGAAGCAGCAGGTGGAGGGAACGCTGGCGGAGGTGAGGGAGAAGGAAGACGAGATCAGCCAGGCAAACAAAGACCAACTAATAAAGCTGGAGAATGTACAG AGCGAGATGACCCAGCTGAACCACCAGCACAGGGAGGTGAAGGAGAggctgaaggaggagaggaggagaacagaggagctgAGGAGGGTGAAGAGTGATctggacgaggagaggagactgCAGAACGGCACTGTGGAGAAACTGCAGAGGgag atGAGTGCTAAGGTGGAGGAGTGTGAGGCGTCCACTGAGAAGCTCCAGCTGCAGGTTGATGAAGTCAGAAAGAAGAGCCACACAGAGCTGACTGAGCTCCAACAACAGCTGCAGGAAAAGGGACTGGACCTGGAGAAATCACAACAGATGACCAGAAAACTGCAGGAAGAG ctgcTTCCCCTGGAGCAGGGTCTAGAGCGGAGTCGTAGGGAGTGGGAGGAGGCccagcagagaggcaggcagctggagaggaaggtggaggagctggaggagaggaacgCACACGCCCACGAGGACCACGCCCGACAGGTCAAACTCATTGAG GGTCAGATGGGCCAGCTGGAGCAGGATCTGCAGGACGAGAGGAACAGTACAGATCTCCTGATGAACAGAGTGGATCAAGGAAAACAACag ATGGAGCAGATAAGAGGTGAGCTGCTGCAGGAGAGAGCAGTCAGACAGGACCTGGAGTGTGACAAGATCACTCTGGAGAGACAG AATAAGGACCTGAAGAGCAGGGTGTCTCATCTAGAGGGCTCCCAGCGGTCCAACCAGGATGTTGTGGTCTCCAGACTGGAGGGGAGGATCCAGGAGCTGGAGGGGaggctggagggagaggagag AGACAACATCAACCTGCAACAAGCCAACCGGAAACTAGAGAGAAAAGTGAAGGAGATGATGATTCAAGTGGACGATGAGCACATATCTATGCAGAACCAGAAAGACCAG ctgaACCAGAAGCTGAAGACAGCGAAGAGACAGATGGATGGGGCCGAGGAGGAGATAGAACGTCTGGAGAACTCGAAGAGGAAGTTACAAAGAGATCTGGACGAACAGATAGAGACCAACGATCAGATCCTCAGCCAGCTCAACGCCCTGCGCTCAGAGATGAG gcgTAAGCAACAGAAATCATCCCCGCTCCTGATGATCGAGAAGGATGATACTGTCTGTGAGGATGACATCAACTCTGACTGA